A genomic window from Flavobacterium hankyongi includes:
- a CDS encoding transketolase, whose protein sequence is MSDIQQLTNFTTQVRRDILRMVHAVNSGHPGGSLGCAEFFTVLYQHLMKRNEGFDMNGIGEDLFFLSNGHISPVFYSVLARSGYFPVAELATFRKLNTRLQGHPTTHEGLPGIRMASGSLGQGLSVAIGAAQAKKLNKDNHLVYALTGDGELQEGQNWEAIMYASAKKVDNLIATVDLNGQQIDGSTDDVLCMGNLKAKFEAFDWEVIEIKEGNNIEAIIAGMTEAKSKTGKGKPVCVLLHTEMGNGVDFMMHTHAWHGKAPSNEQLENALNQNPATLGDY, encoded by the coding sequence ATGTCTGACATTCAACAACTAACAAATTTTACAACACAAGTAAGAAGAGACATTCTTCGCATGGTACATGCTGTAAATTCAGGTCACCCAGGAGGTTCTTTGGGTTGTGCCGAATTTTTCACCGTCTTGTACCAACACCTAATGAAAAGAAATGAAGGATTTGATATGAACGGAATTGGTGAAGATTTATTCTTCCTTTCAAACGGACATATCTCCCCAGTTTTTTATTCAGTTTTAGCACGTAGTGGCTATTTCCCAGTTGCTGAATTGGCGACTTTCAGAAAATTAAATACCCGTTTACAAGGACACCCAACCACTCACGAAGGATTACCAGGAATAAGAATGGCTTCTGGATCTTTAGGACAAGGTTTATCTGTAGCGATTGGCGCAGCTCAAGCAAAAAAACTAAACAAGGATAACCATTTGGTTTATGCACTTACTGGTGATGGTGAATTACAAGAAGGACAGAACTGGGAAGCAATCATGTATGCTTCAGCAAAAAAAGTAGACAACCTCATTGCCACAGTTGATTTAAACGGTCAACAAATTGACGGTTCTACTGACGATGTTTTGTGTATGGGTAATCTGAAAGCCAAATTTGAAGCATTTGATTGGGAAGTAATAGAAATCAAAGAAGGAAACAATATCGAAGCTATTATCGCAGGTATGACCGAAGCCAAATCAAAAACAGGTAAAGGGAAACCAGTTTGTGTGTTACTACATACCGAAATGGGAAATGGTGTAGACTTTATGATGCACACTCACGCTTGGCACGGAAAAGCACCGAGTAATGAACAATTAGAAAATGCTTTAAATCAGAATCCAGCAACTTTAGGCGATTATTAA
- the tgt gene encoding tRNA guanosine(34) transglycosylase Tgt, whose product MKFDLVQKDPQTKARAGFVTTDHGVIETPIFMPVGTVASVKGVHQRELKEEINPDIILGNTYHLYLRPQTEILEKAGGLHKFMNWDRNILTDSGGYQVYSLSSNRKIKEEGVKFKSHIDGSYHFFSPESVMEIQRTIGADIIMAFDECTPYPCDYRYAKRSMHMTHRWLDRCVTHLEKLPFKYGYEQTLFPIVQGSTYKDLREQSAEYIANVGAKGNAIGGLSVGEPAEEMYAMTEVVTAILPEDKPRYLMGVGTPINILENIALGIDMFDCVMPTRNARNGMLFTAHGTINIKNKKWEADFSPIDEMGHTFVDTEYTKAYLRHLFAANEYLGKQIATIHNLGFYMWLVREARKHILAGDFREWKEKMVKQMSQRL is encoded by the coding sequence ATGAAATTTGATTTAGTACAAAAAGATCCTCAAACTAAGGCGAGAGCCGGTTTTGTTACTACGGATCATGGTGTTATAGAAACACCTATTTTTATGCCTGTGGGAACTGTTGCTTCTGTTAAAGGAGTCCATCAGCGCGAATTGAAAGAAGAAATAAATCCTGATATTATTTTGGGTAATACGTACCATTTATATCTTAGACCTCAGACAGAGATTTTAGAAAAAGCTGGTGGATTGCATAAATTCATGAACTGGGATAGAAATATTTTGACAGATTCAGGAGGTTATCAGGTATATTCGTTGTCTTCTAATAGAAAAATTAAAGAAGAAGGAGTTAAATTCAAATCACATATTGACGGTTCATATCATTTCTTTTCACCAGAAAGCGTGATGGAAATTCAGCGTACCATTGGAGCCGATATTATCATGGCGTTTGACGAATGTACTCCATATCCTTGTGATTATCGTTATGCTAAACGTTCTATGCACATGACGCATCGCTGGTTAGACAGATGTGTTACGCATTTAGAAAAGTTACCTTTTAAATATGGTTATGAGCAAACACTTTTTCCTATTGTTCAAGGTAGCACATATAAAGATTTACGCGAGCAATCTGCAGAATATATTGCAAATGTTGGAGCTAAAGGTAATGCTATTGGAGGACTTTCTGTAGGAGAGCCTGCAGAGGAAATGTATGCCATGACCGAAGTGGTTACGGCAATTCTTCCAGAAGATAAACCTCGTTATTTAATGGGAGTAGGAACGCCAATTAATATTTTAGAAAATATCGCTTTAGGTATTGATATGTTCGATTGTGTTATGCCAACACGAAATGCTCGTAACGGAATGTTATTTACAGCACATGGTACTATCAATATCAAAAATAAAAAGTGGGAAGCTGATTTTTCACCAATTGATGAAATGGGTCATACTTTTGTTGATACTGAATATACTAAAGCATATTTGCGTCACCTTTTTGCTGCTAATGAGTATCTAGGAAAGCAAATTGCTACAATTCACAATCTTGGTTTTTACATGTGGTTGGTTCGTGAAGCCAGAAAGCATATCTTAGCAGGAGATTTCCGTGAGTGGAAAGAAAAAATGGTCAAACAAATGAGCCAGCGTCTATAA
- a CDS encoding LptF/LptG family permease, whose translation MFKQLFSKLTIIDRYILRRYLMTFSIMLIMFIPIGIIVDVSEKVNKILENKVPFPKVAAYYVDFIIYFANLLFPIFLFLSIIWFTSKLANNTEIVAILSSGISFQRFLRPYIVGATMVSIFALLMGFFLVPKASEGFNNFRYMYLKGNGRNQMRETSDVYRQISDSEFIYASNFNQEAKTGYNFVYEKFDKEKMLYKITASSIVWNPKDSTYTLMNYNKRTVGDLDDKIETENTKSMKFNFDLEDLTPVVYIAETLNLAELNKFIEKERKRGSANINTYLVVKYRKYSVPVSAFILTIIAVAVSSMKRRGGMGVNLAIGIALAFSYVFLDKIFGTVAEKSSFSPLIGVWIPNIIYGILAFYLLRNAKR comes from the coding sequence ATGTTCAAACAGTTATTTTCGAAACTTACAATTATTGATAGATACATATTAAGAAGGTATTTAATGACCTTTTCAATCATGTTGATAATGTTTATTCCTATTGGTATAATTGTAGACGTTTCTGAAAAGGTGAATAAAATTTTAGAAAACAAGGTTCCGTTTCCTAAAGTAGCAGCTTATTATGTTGATTTCATTATCTACTTTGCGAATTTACTTTTTCCAATTTTTCTGTTTCTTTCAATTATTTGGTTTACTTCAAAATTGGCCAATAATACAGAGATTGTTGCTATTTTAAGTTCGGGGATTTCATTTCAGCGTTTCTTAAGGCCTTATATTGTTGGGGCTACTATGGTTTCAATTTTTGCTTTATTGATGGGATTCTTTTTGGTTCCAAAAGCAAGTGAGGGCTTTAATAATTTTAGGTACATGTATTTAAAAGGAAATGGCCGAAATCAAATGCGGGAAACTAGTGATGTTTATCGTCAAATTAGTGATTCTGAGTTTATTTACGCTAGTAATTTCAATCAGGAAGCCAAAACTGGATACAACTTTGTTTATGAAAAGTTTGATAAGGAGAAAATGCTTTATAAAATCACTGCAAGTTCTATAGTATGGAATCCAAAAGATAGTACTTATACATTGATGAATTACAATAAAAGAACTGTTGGTGATCTTGATGATAAAATTGAAACTGAAAATACTAAAAGTATGAAGTTTAATTTTGATTTGGAAGATTTAACTCCAGTCGTTTATATAGCGGAAACATTGAATTTGGCTGAACTTAATAAGTTTATTGAAAAGGAGAGAAAACGCGGTTCTGCAAATATTAATACCTATTTAGTTGTAAAATATAGAAAGTACAGTGTTCCAGTTTCAGCATTTATTTTAACCATTATTGCTGTGGCAGTTTCTTCTATGAAACGTCGCGGTGGAATGGGAGTAAATCTAGCAATTGGTATTGCTTTAGCTTTTAGTTATGTGTTTTTAGATAAAATTTTTGGAACAGTAGCTGAAAAGTCTTCATTTTCACCTCTTATAGGTGTTTGGATTCCAAATATTATTTATGGTATTTTAGCTTTTTACTTACTTCGAAATGCCAAACGATAA
- a CDS encoding DMT family transporter: protein MPNDKNLNSYLLLHLIVFIWGFTAVLGALISLEALSLVWYRMLFASVFIYAYILFKKIPLQLPLRTIMIFLLAGLVIAMHWYTFFAAIKVSNISVTLACLSTGAFFTSILEPIFYKRKIIPYEVVFGLFVIIGLYIIFNVKGNYIEGIILALTSAFLSASFSIINGKFAKKYDPTVISFYEIFGGVIFFSIFILFKGAFSVEFFQLTLNDFIWMLVLSSICTAYAFIASVGVMKYLSPYTVMLTINLEPIYGIILALIVFNEKEKMSPQFYIGAFIILATVILNGVFKNRNK, encoded by the coding sequence ATGCCAAACGATAAAAATCTAAATAGCTATCTATTACTTCATTTAATCGTTTTTATTTGGGGATTTACTGCAGTTTTAGGAGCTTTAATTTCGCTTGAAGCTTTATCATTGGTTTGGTACAGAATGTTGTTTGCTTCTGTTTTTATTTATGCATACATTCTTTTTAAGAAAATACCATTGCAATTACCATTAAGAACAATAATGATTTTTTTATTGGCAGGTTTGGTTATAGCCATGCATTGGTATACTTTTTTTGCGGCCATAAAGGTTTCAAATATATCTGTCACTCTTGCCTGTTTGTCAACAGGAGCTTTTTTTACTTCAATACTTGAGCCAATCTTTTATAAACGAAAGATAATTCCGTACGAAGTTGTTTTTGGATTGTTTGTAATTATTGGGTTGTATATAATTTTTAATGTAAAAGGGAACTATATTGAAGGTATAATATTAGCGTTAACATCAGCATTTTTATCAGCTTCCTTTTCGATTATCAATGGGAAATTTGCAAAAAAATACGATCCAACTGTAATCTCTTTTTATGAAATATTTGGTGGTGTAATTTTCTTTTCAATCTTTATTTTGTTTAAAGGAGCTTTTTCTGTGGAGTTTTTCCAGTTAACACTTAATGATTTCATTTGGATGCTTGTGCTTAGTTCTATATGTACAGCCTATGCGTTTATTGCTTCGGTCGGAGTTATGAAATATTTAAGTCCATACACAGTAATGCTTACCATAAACTTAGAACCTATATACGGAATCATATTAGCTCTTATTGTTTTTAATGAAAAAGAGAAGATGAGCCCACAATTTTATATAGGCGCTTTTATTATTTTAGCAACAGTAATATTAAACGGAGTTTTTAAAAATAGAAATAAGTAA
- a CDS encoding acetyl-CoA carboxylase carboxyltransferase subunit alpha translates to MEYLDFELPIKELEEQLEKCQQIGEDSQVDVTATCENLTQKLEETKKQLYANLTAWQRVQMSRHPNRPYTLEHIANLTDNTFLELFGDRGVRDDKAMVGGLGKINGQSFMIIGQQKGINTKMRQLRNFGMANPEGYRKALRLMKMAEKFNIPVLTLVDTPGAYPGLEAEERGQGEAIARNILEMIRLKVPIITVIIGEGASGGALGIGVGDKVYMMENTWYSVISPESCSSILWRSWEYKEQAAEALKLTAKDMKANNLVDDIIPEPLGGIHRDKEAGFKFVKEYIVKGFNELKDLSTNDLIAQRMDKYSKMGQYNE, encoded by the coding sequence ATGGAATATTTAGATTTTGAGCTACCTATTAAAGAGCTTGAGGAACAATTAGAAAAATGCCAACAAATTGGTGAAGACTCTCAGGTTGATGTAACTGCAACTTGTGAAAACCTTACTCAAAAATTAGAAGAAACTAAGAAACAATTATACGCAAACTTGACTGCATGGCAACGTGTTCAAATGTCAAGACATCCAAACAGACCTTATACATTAGAGCATATCGCTAACCTAACAGATAATACTTTCCTAGAATTATTTGGAGATCGTGGTGTACGTGATGATAAAGCGATGGTTGGTGGTTTAGGAAAAATAAACGGTCAGTCATTTATGATTATTGGCCAACAAAAAGGGATAAATACTAAAATGCGCCAGTTACGTAATTTTGGTATGGCAAACCCTGAAGGCTACCGTAAAGCATTGCGCTTAATGAAAATGGCTGAAAAATTCAATATCCCTGTATTAACTTTAGTAGATACTCCAGGAGCTTATCCAGGTCTTGAAGCTGAAGAAAGAGGACAAGGTGAGGCTATTGCAAGAAATATCCTTGAAATGATTCGTCTTAAAGTGCCAATTATTACAGTTATTATTGGTGAAGGTGCTTCGGGAGGAGCTTTAGGGATAGGTGTTGGAGATAAAGTGTATATGATGGAAAATACATGGTACTCTGTAATTTCACCAGAATCTTGCTCTTCTATTTTATGGAGAAGCTGGGAATATAAAGAGCAAGCAGCTGAGGCTTTAAAATTAACTGCTAAGGATATGAAAGCAAATAACTTAGTAGATGATATTATTCCTGAGCCATTAGGAGGAATACACCGTGATAAAGAAGCAGGTTTTAAATTTGTTAAAGAATATATTGTTAAAGGATTTAATGAGTTAAAAGACTTATCAACAAACGATTTAATTGCCCAAAGAATGGATAAATACAGTAAAATGGGGCAGTACAACGAATAA